The genomic interval AGTGGGTGCGGCGTTCCGACCACTTGTGATGCAGTCGAGTGGCCCGTTTGCCACCCGAGTCGTCGCACTTGGCGATTTCTTTCGGGAAGTAGTACCCGTCTTGTTTGAGGCGGTTGCCGGGGTACAGGTCGGCGTCTTCGGTGCTGTAGGCGACGGCAGCGAAGTTGCTGATGCCGAGATCGATACCCGCCGTTTCGTTGCCGGGTGCGGTGGGCGTCTCGACTTCGTCTTTGCAGACGAGATGCAGCTCCCACCGTTCATTCGACTTATCGTAGACCGCGCGAACTTGTTGTAGGTTATCGACGGTGACGCCGGGGCGCGTCTCGTACTCGACAAGGATGTACTCCCACGCTTTCGGGTGTTCCTTATGATTCGCGCCTTTCGAAAGTCGGACACAGTTGTTCTTCGTGTCGTGGCGGATGCCGTTCTGTTTCCACGTCACCGTCGAACGGGGGTGTTCTTCGTGGACGCGGTTGCCGTCGTTGTCGTAGTAGTTTTTCTTGCAGTAGCCGGGCGGATTCGCGCGATCATCGGACTGCCTCTTGCCGTACCACGAGTTAAAGGCTTCAGCGAGTTCCTCCAGAACGCGCTGACTGGACTGACTATGCAGTCCCTTGTATTTTGGATGGGTCTTCAACTCGTCTTTGAGGTCGCCGTGGTCGGGAATCTCGCCCGTTTCCTCCCACACTTCTCGGGAGTGGTAGTTAGCGACGTTCCAGAGCTTGCTGGCCGACCACCCGTGCCGGTTGAGCGGTTCCTCTACCTGCTGGTGGTTGAGGATTTTCGCTTGGTGTGTTCGGTGGACTTCCAGCATCTTGAACGCCTGTATAATCACTTATACTTGTTTCTGTTGTAAAAGTGTGGGTTGAGACTGGTGGAATATCCGGCCCTGCCATAGATGGTGGGTTGTGGAATGGGTTGTCGAATTCATCCCGCGCCTAAAGGCCTGTCTCTTACCCATAAGTTCACGGAGTCCCAAACAGACGTTTCAGACGCTGTC from Halobellus litoreus carries:
- a CDS encoding RNA-guided endonuclease InsQ/TnpB family protein, coding for MLEVHRTHQAKILNHQQVEEPLNRHGWSASKLWNVANYHSREVWEETGEIPDHGDLKDELKTHPKYKGLHSQSSQRVLEELAEAFNSWYGKRQSDDRANPPGYCKKNYYDNDGNRVHEEHPRSTVTWKQNGIRHDTKNNCVRLSKGANHKEHPKAWEYILVEYETRPGVTVDNLQQVRAVYDKSNERWELHLVCKDEVETPTAPGNETAGIDLGISNFAAVAYSTEDADLYPGNRLKQDGYYFPKEIAKCDDSGGKRATRLHHKWSERRTHFFHSLARHIVEQCVEKGVGRINVGDLEGVREDEDGDSKNWGRHGNLDLHGWAFDRFTSILTYKAKVEGIEVVEVSERDTSKTCCVCGREDDSQRVERGLYVCEECDAAFNADVNGAENIRHDINNSESNSESSASLDEDRSTGWLAQPGVYLHDLSRGFQPRTEVVDCKP